DNA from Plasmodium vivax scf_6655 genomic scaffold, whole genome shotgun sequence:
taaataatttataaagatAATAAAGGTAGATACTTAGGGGGAAACATAAGTTCCATATATGTAAAACACACatcattatattaaattcgCATAATGTAATAGGAAGctatatatctatatacagtaatataataatatatattcttattatgtttcaattttaaaCAAGGAAATGTGTTTACATGCCCCAATATTTAAACAACAACATAATAATAGCATATAtgattaaattataaattataaaaaaatatattaaaaaccTTAAAATTATCCATAAAATACATAAGAAGATAACAGCTACATTCTACGTATATAACgaattgtgaaaaaatgtataatataaacaaataatttaaaaataattcactTATTTTGAGGaaattgtattatatatttatatatattcataatttaattaagtCCAATATAATAAGTATAGCGAGTATACACATAAAAGGGAAGTTTActtaaatgatatatattatatttatcataaaaatttctgtaataatatacaaaagatggcatatttcatatatatttccattgaaatatacattttgatCAAAGTTTTATGccttatttttcataataatactCCTGAAAACATAGTATTAtgatttatttgtttaacgctttttatttataataattaataaatataataaaaggaCACTGCGGTGTAAACTAaaggaataataaaaatattttaacgcATAACTAAAATATaatctatatatattacttttaaaaaatgtcatacgtaatattatttataatttttttaaattaatttttcttaaaattgcCATGAATAAAATACGATTCATGCCatacattaatattatttcattgATTAAtacacataatttttatgttgaTCCCTTTAAAATTTAGGAGGAATACACAAGATTATTcgaattaaataaattaatcaaaaaattggatgacacaaaatatgaaaattgcCATGAACTAACTTTGGATTTTTCCCGATTAGTGAATGAAACACACAAagaaacattaaaaaatatttgttgcAATCTTGAATTAGGTTACACATATTTAACTGCACGCGGTGGAAAAACCTTAACTGATTTGTGTAAGTATTTAAATCTCTggctaaataaaaaaaagagaacacATGTCAATTCTGGAATTACTGAAGGAGAATGGCAGACTGTTGAAAATTTGTGGATAACATTAATGCAAAGACAGACTACTGATCATAAATGTGAAAGAAAACCCGAAGAAAAGAGTATATCCGAATATAGTAAGCGCTTAGATTTGATGTCTTACTGTATAAATAgagattattttaaaaggttATGTCAATCTCCTGTAGGATCCGATGATTATaaagcgcaaaaatgtaaaggatTTTCCGACTATACAcatgataattataaaaaattgattaaaGACGTAAAATGcattgataaaaaaagtgacaacAATGATTATAAATACTACATTTCTGATGATTGTACTCTATATGATATTCCTAGAACATTTCCTAAATGCGAAGCACATAGTCCAACTTTTGTAGAGAATGATAATTCTAAAACGAATATAATGTGCGAAACTACTGAACAAGTAGAAAGTGGTGGCACTGAATCAAGTGAAAATCTCGCTGAACATACTGAAAGAAACGGTGCTCTAGATAATCATCCTGACATACCTGATGATCCCGCTAAACGACCAGAAACACCTCGTGGTCCCGTTAAACTTCCTGAGGCAACTGGTGCTTCCGAAGACCTTACTGAATTATATCTCCCATCACCGACAAACGTAAATTCAATCGATAACGGAACATCGAAATCTATCTACTATGCTGGATTATCAGCATTAGgagtttttttcacttccatGGTTTtgtataaagtaaaaaatttataaattttaaatatattattatatatttattacatacaCAACTATAGTTTTGTAGATAAAACTACTTTAtaaactttatttttctataatagTACACACCCCTTGGATCGTTCATCCGTTCTTTAGtaagtaaaaaggaaaaattaaggcAAACTACTAATAAACATTTAGCTCAACAGTGGCTGCAAAGAACATCAGAATATATGGATCCTAATTCAGAAAATGcccattataattttccttatcaTAATATTCAAAATGAATTTCCTCATAATCGTTAAAACGTTAACCCTTTAAACGATagtaattttcatatatgaGATGGATATATCTATTCCAGTAACTGTTTGAGTAACATAAGTAAAACAACACAAACATCATATTTAAACAATAgggaattataaataaaataattacgataattaaaaagataaatcacgtaaaaaggtaaacatttataattacactATTTGCAACTTTGTGCAActttattatgataaaaatacagaaaaataataagaaagAACTACMATATAATTAGGACAACAtcgaaaaaattttttatttacaatcAGTAGATGTCGAATTAAATGCTatattatcaatttttataaaaaacttgAAAGACAAGgtaaacataaaaaacatGTTAATCATATTAACAATGTTAACTTAATATATAAGCGCAATTGCTATCATACAATTCctaaatgtattattattaatattaaaaattataaaatttttataggtACACAACAGAAATTCTGCTTTAATATCTTAACCTAAAGAATTGTACATTATCCTTCCAARTTTTTAGAACAATTTGAATAATTCTACTGATATGATCTTCAATTCCATTCCTTATATCATAATAACAGATACcataataaacatatatttactgATTAATCAATGTTATATTAATTACCATATAGATTATACACAAATATATTCGCGCAATAATGCATATGTACTTCCTATTAGGTTGTaaacttttttaatgttGAAAAGAACAACTTTAAAAGtatcatattaataaatgattGTATCCCTTAAGTATACACTTTTGTCATCAGCACTTATGAGTTGTTTCAGTGTTAAAATCAATTACATGATAACGTGCTACGTAAAACAATAACTTTAATATGattgcatacatatattaataattaccaACATAGATAATTGCACAAGAAACTTTTCTTTGTATTTtaccatattttttagtttgtaaaaaattcttaattaatttattgtctttatgtgaaaaattatacaaacgtgtgtcgtttttcttttattttttactcatACATTCTTGCTTTATCATATattcaataaaattaaactaatagggaaacattaaaaatgtatgtaatgtgtaataaaatcataactttttaaaaagaatagttACATAAATACAACCATAGCATATGAAAGGTTTAAATTTGaaactataaaaatgaagactaCATTATAGCACTATAGAAAGATCGAAATTTCTTagacaaaaattaaataataactacTATAAAGCGCATTTATATTCAGTTctaaatttaaaaggaacacataaaaaaataaaagcacaaacaatatatttaagttaaatgaaataacgtctatttaaataattcattataaCGTTTCTcttacaaaaatgaattattaaacTAATAACTATCATATGAtccatttaaatgtaaacCTAAAAATATGTCAAACCTGAAATTGACGGAAAATTGTAATAATCTTGACTGCACATCTAATactaaaaagataaaatgaaGGATTCCGGCAGCAGATAATTTtccatatataaatacaaagtAGCATACTTTAAAGGATTTTCTAAGTATGAAATATGTTTCCTTACATAAATAgttcaaaatgttttaattatcaTACTTTATAACTATGAGCTTTCGTGCTTATAAAATTCGGTGGAATTACATCAATTTACAAATGGAAaatcaaagaaaaaatcgtaaTTYatttttttaatgaaccaaagatttacaaatatatttacattcgTTCATCATATTGGGGGCTACACTGTGCtggtatattaaatatatgctaTAAATCTATATTATATTCCGTAAAagtaataaattatacatgcaGTAAAGAACTTAATAACTAAATTGTTATGATGCGAGCAACAGATTAATATACTCGTGCTTACCATATTAAAAACtagtattcattttaatcTGTTATTTTGAATGAAAATGTTGCGAAcaaattattgtaataaataaatatgatcTTCTcttatgtaatattattctCTATATAAGTTCTTATATCATTCCTTGCGACAATTATATgttccatttattttcttcatttttctattaatgcaaaaattatttttttcgcatatATACTAATAATGCTTAAAAAGATcatgcaaatatattttggatccaatattaattaaatggGAAATTCTTATTGACACCATTTACattgtaacattttaattatactaccctaaataaaattaatgaaggGAGAAATCAATCTACATTAAATGTAAGTAGTCATACAATTTATAGGGGCTAAATATCAGGATTTTTCTGTAGATCTTATACATACCAGAAAggtttaaatttgttaactttgaagaagcacaattgtacaatttatttttagcatTAAATATACATCTTAATGACAAATAATTTTAGCTATTACTATGTGAGCCTACCtataattcataaattttttagtaGTTATATATGTTGGTAGCTGTTAGAAGCTCAATATTGAATCAGCACATTAACAACAGTGACAAAAAAGCATAAGCCATCAAAGTTTTATTTGGAAAGAAATGATAAATGCAATAATTTAAACCAAACAATTATaacatgaaaatttaaaaataaaagagatATAAAGATGCAAATATAGACAATAGTAAACACATGTGCGTTACAGTAATAAAGgaatagaataaatatacatatgtataaataatttccagaacaatttactttatatttattagtaCTACATAAATCAAACGTTTCAGAATTCATGATTTGCTTCGTTTTTGTRCAGTWYATATTAAATTTACAGATATATGTATACTTTACKATCAGTGATTTCCCARACTTCACATKTTKATATGTCGCCACTMATGATATACACATTTAKCacgtaaaaatgtgttgAAGCACTGTAAACATTTATTWCCKAAATGAATYAGTTTAYAGTTAGTTTTATAAACAACTATTTATGTAcaactttattatttaaacCAATCCATATAcgtattttcaaattataattatgatatgctaaagtacatttatttataatatttattaccgtaattatttgtatatcCCGAATAGTAATAATCGAGAagcataatataaaaagaagtaaTTTCACATTGCAAAAATGTCTACATATACtcacaaattattttcccaaattttttatttaaatgaagaaTTGCGAAAgactatataatataaaataatggcTTGGTTGTTTAGAGGATTTAGTAGATACATTAATCCTTACCAAAAACACGATTCCGCATCATGCATGAATACTTATAGCAAATTAAAAGATGACATTTATCAAAGAATTGATCGTTTTAATAATGATATGCatacaaatatttac
Protein-coding regions in this window:
- a CDS encoding variable surface protein Vir17, putative (encoded by transcript PVX_019160A) — its product is MSYEEYTRLFELNKLIKKLDDTKYENCHELTLDFSRLVNETHKETLKNICCNLELGYTYLTARGGKTLTDLCKYLNLWLNKKKRTHVNSGITEGEWQTVENLWITLMQRQTTDHKCERKPEEKSISEYSKRLDLMSYCINRDYFKRLCQSPVGSDDYKAQKCKGFSDYTHDNYKKLIKDVKCIDKKSDNNDYKYYISDDCTLYDIPRTFPKCEAHSPTFVENDNSKTNIMCETTEQVESGGTESSENLAEHTERNGALDNHPDIPDDPAKRPETPRGPVKLPEATGASEDLTELYLPSPTNVNSIDNGTSKSIYYAGLSALGVFFTSMVLYKYTPLGSFIRSLVSKKEKLRQTTNKHLAQQWLQRTSEYMDPNSENAHYNFPYHNIQNEFPHNR